From Streptomyces sp. TLI_235, a single genomic window includes:
- a CDS encoding AGZA family xanthine/uracil permease-like MFS transporter: protein MSPQAQSTSVLDATSAPTAAPRPPAGALDRFFRITERGSTLPREIRGGVATFFTMAYILVLNPIILANATDMTGAHLDSGQLVTATALTAGLTTLLMGVIGNVPIALAAGLGVNSIVALQLAPRMTWAEAMGMVVLAGFAILLLVATGLRERVMNAVPLGLRKAIAIGIGLFIALIGLVDAGFVSRIPDAAHTTVPLQLGGNGHLLGWPVLVFVLGLLLTLVLLVRKVPGAILIGIVAATAVALVIEQVVGLGQGWGLTVPTWPGSPVAAPDFGLIGKVSLFGGFHHAGALTGALFVFTVLMSCFFDAMGTILGVADEAHLLDEKGDLPGINKILLVDGIATAAGGATSCSANTCYVESTAGVGEGARTGFASIVTGALFLLALFLTPVATMVPAQAATPALVAVGFLILANSIKDIDWADHTIAIPAFLTIVLMPFTYSITNGLGMGFIAFCVLRLAAGRGREVPAAMYAVSAVFAFYYLMPALGLL from the coding sequence ATGTCTCCGCAGGCCCAGTCGACGTCCGTGCTCGACGCGACCTCCGCGCCCACCGCCGCACCCCGGCCCCCCGCGGGTGCGCTCGACCGCTTCTTCAGGATCACCGAGCGCGGCTCCACGCTGCCCCGGGAGATCCGCGGCGGCGTCGCCACCTTCTTCACCATGGCCTACATCCTGGTGCTGAACCCGATCATCCTGGCCAACGCCACGGACATGACCGGCGCGCACCTCGACAGCGGTCAGCTCGTCACCGCCACCGCGCTCACCGCCGGCCTCACCACGCTGCTGATGGGCGTCATCGGCAACGTGCCGATCGCCCTCGCGGCAGGCCTCGGCGTCAACAGCATCGTCGCCCTCCAGCTCGCCCCGCGGATGACCTGGGCCGAGGCGATGGGCATGGTCGTGCTGGCCGGCTTCGCGATCCTGCTGCTGGTCGCCACCGGTCTGCGCGAGCGCGTGATGAACGCCGTGCCGCTCGGCCTGCGCAAGGCCATCGCGATCGGCATCGGCCTGTTCATCGCCCTGATCGGCCTCGTCGACGCCGGCTTCGTCAGCCGGATACCGGACGCCGCGCACACCACCGTCCCGCTGCAGCTCGGCGGCAACGGCCACCTGCTCGGCTGGCCCGTGCTGGTCTTCGTGCTCGGCCTGCTGCTCACCCTCGTCCTGCTGGTCCGCAAGGTGCCCGGCGCGATCCTGATCGGCATCGTCGCCGCCACCGCCGTCGCCCTGGTGATCGAGCAGGTCGTCGGCCTCGGCCAGGGCTGGGGCCTGACCGTCCCGACCTGGCCCGGCAGCCCGGTGGCCGCGCCGGACTTCGGCCTGATCGGCAAGGTCAGCCTGTTCGGCGGGTTCCACCACGCCGGCGCGCTGACCGGTGCGCTCTTCGTCTTCACCGTGCTGATGTCCTGCTTCTTCGACGCGATGGGCACCATCCTCGGCGTCGCCGACGAGGCGCACCTGCTCGACGAGAAGGGCGACCTGCCGGGCATCAACAAGATCCTCCTGGTGGACGGCATCGCCACCGCTGCCGGCGGCGCCACCTCCTGCTCCGCCAACACCTGCTACGTGGAGTCCACCGCGGGCGTCGGCGAGGGCGCCCGGACGGGCTTCGCCTCGATCGTCACCGGCGCGCTGTTCCTGCTGGCGCTCTTCCTCACCCCGGTGGCCACCATGGTCCCGGCGCAGGCCGCCACCCCGGCGCTGGTCGCGGTCGGCTTCCTGATCCTGGCCAACTCGATCAAGGACATCGACTGGGCCGATCACACCATCGCGATCCCGGCCTTCCTGACCATCGTCCTGATGCCGTTCACCTACTCGATCACCAACGGCCTCGGCATGGGCTTCATCGCCTTCTGCGTGCTGCGCCTGGCCGCCGGCCGGGGCCGCGAGGTGCCCGCGGCGATGTACGCGGTGTCCGCGGTGTTCGCCTTCTACTACCTGATGCCGGCGCTCGGCCTGCTCTGA